CCTTTGTCCCTGTCCCTTTTATTTTTTGCCCACTTCCAGTTAGAGACCCGAAAGACAATGAGTGGTCAAGAGAAACTGGGAATTCATCAATGATTCTTACATCTTCTAAAGGAATCCCTTTCGGTAAATGGGGAAGAATAAGCCTAACACTTCTAATTACCGAAGCTTTGCGTACAGGTAACAAAGAATTAGCAATAGGAAGAGTTGGAGAAGTATTAAAATCTGTTGGGCAATCTGTTACAGGGGGGAAATCAGGTTCAATAACAAGAATTACTAATCAAATGAACCGTATTGGACATACATATATGAGCTTTGACAACAATTTATCGGATGGTAATATTCAGGGCATAAAATCTATAAATGTTGGGATTGCTGATGAATTAGAACTTTATTGGTCTAATTCACAGGGCGAGGGGCATGAGCTTCAAAATTTTCTTTTTGAGAA
The sequence above is drawn from the Oceanispirochaeta sp. M1 genome and encodes:
- a CDS encoding replication protein RepA, yielding MSDKNKNISFVPVPFIFCPLPVRDPKDNEWSRETGNSSMILTSSKGIPFGKWGRISLTLLITEALRTGNKELAIGRVGEVLKSVGQSVTGGKSGSITRITNQMNRIGHTYMSFDNNLSDGNIQGIKSINVGIADELELYWSNSQGEGHELQNFLFENRILLSDRFYELIEKHSTPIDLDCYTSMNPLEQDVYSWLVRRMYTLRKPALVKWDHLYTQFGENITPTAKPRFRERFKKALYDVTQRSYHEAKISVENEGIRLYPSPLSIKNEGRLIT